TTATGTCGTTGTAAAgcacaaaagatgtttcaaaaCCTGAAAAAGAACTGAGCATTGGTATGTCCCTAATAGCCTTCGAGTTCCGTCCTTTCATGCCACCTCATCTCTCATGTTGTAGTCAATATGTTAACCCCTGTGAAAGACGGGAACGAATAGGGAGCGACCGTTCGCTCTTAGCCTTTCGGCGTGACTCACAGACTAAAGTTGCCTCCCCCACAAAACTGAAGTTGCCACTTCTTTGGGTAAGTTGCCCCCTATGGAGGGCAAGTTGCAATGAGACACGTGGCGCGATCGCAGCCACGTTCTTCCCGATCGGACGGTCAGCTGATCATTCGCTTCGAAAAAACTAAACAGTGAGCATTCGCTACTTAGACTGAAGAGTACATTGGGGGATGTGGTCACTTATTGATTTTTCATGAAGTATTTAAATGAGAAAGAATATGGATTATGCGCTCTAAAACAGTTAAATCATAGCACACCATTGTTTCTAAACATGTAAACATGTGTTGTGTGGTGTATTTCTTTACTCCGTGAAAACGCTCAGGGATTGTACCAGACTGGCAGCAGAGGTATATTATTTACTCCTATATTTGGCCCCTTTGAACGTGGGTCCGTAAGGAATGTTTGCTGAATGTTTTCTCGCCCGCCACTCTGCTGGTTGAACTTTGAGTTTGGATAGTTTGTGTTAGTCGGTAGCAGGTGGTGTGCCAACGCCGAGACGGATGCGGTGCAGTGGTTTTCTTGTTACTGCCCGGATCCGCTTCCCCCGAtttctctttttctgcttAAATTCTGTAAGCTAGAGATTGTGTTATTTCCGTTTCAGTGAAATGAAAAATGGGAAGGCCCgattcaaaaaataaataaaggtaAATGTAAAAGTAAACGTTGCTCTCTCCTTTCCGGTTTATGAAGCCCCCGCGCATCCCTAGGTTAAAGGTTTAACTAATGTAACATGAGttttatatcacaaaaattatgcCGTTAGAAACGTCACATGTGATATAATGGTATACCTCCGTCCTGAAAATAAGTGaaatggatttgtataagattTATACAAATCGACGTCAATTATTTCaggactgagggagtacaacTTTTGTGACGCAACTCTCAGTTCGAAAGGGCAACGATTTATTGCCCTCACGGCGCACCACCTGTTACGTTAAATTTTCAATCTAGGAATGCGCGGGCCCCTTAAACCGTAATGGAGATAGCAGTaaacaaacaaattttttttgtaaaagatggaataaatttcacagaaccacacgtATTGAGAAAGTTTTCTCACCGAGCCcccacttttgctaatttgtccgcaaaaccacacattttgtgTCCAATTGTCTCACTTCACCCAAAATAACGGTTTAAACGCAGTTGAcgatatttcttacatgtgggtcccGCATGTCAGACGTGACGCTTTTTTCATTGGACCCcttgcctttttctttctttttttgcctcatcctctcttcttcttcttcttcttcttcttcttcttcttcttcttctaccaaTGGCTCCCTGGCGGCCTTGCGAGCGTTGTCGATAGGGTGCTGTCACGGCTCGTCGTGGACGTTGCCGGTGTCCAGGCTCGGGACCAGTAGAGCCTGGAGGTCGGCGGCCGTGCTGCCGGACTGGTGGACGAGAAGCACTTGCCTACCTTTTGGTATGGATGCCGTGGGATTGGGAAGCaccactactactactagaaaCGAGATGCTGGCAGGACCAAGTACCGCTGGCTCCTCCTGGACATTTGCCGCCACCGGCGAGACCACGCTCACGGTGATCTCTTCCTCGGCTCCATCGGCGCCGCCCCGACAAAATTGAGATGAACTATTGctacgcgccgccgcccgccgccgcgctgcggCGCCGCCCCGCCTGCCGCACCGCCCTGCCCGCatgcccgccgcccgccgcttcGCCCTCCGTGCCGCCGCGCTGCTGCCCCGCCTtgccgcgccgcccgtcgccCTGCCCTCCGAGCCGCCGCGCTGCTGCCCGCCCTTCCACCCCTCCGGCCGCCCCGTCGCCTTGCTGCCCGCCTGCCGCCGTGCAGCCTAAGGAGTTGATGTGAGACAAGGAGGGGCTGCCATtggtagaagaagaaaagaggacagtggaaaaaaaaagaaaaaagacaagggGCCCAATGAAAAAAGCGTCATGTCTTACATGCgggacccacatgtaagaaataccGTCAACTTCGCTTAAACCGTTGTTTTGGGCGAAGTGAGACAATTGGACACAAAACGTGTGGTTTTgtggacaaattagcaaaatggGGGCTCAGTGAGAAGACTGCCTCAAAacgtgtggttttgtgaaatttactctaaaagATGAAATTTCTGTGTAGCAGCAATCCGGATGGCAATGGTACCCAATACCCGCATACCCGACGGGTATGTATCCGTTTAAGATACGGgtatggtaaaaaaaatacccgTGGGTATGTAAATGGTAAAATTTTGTACCCGACGGGTATGGTATTGGAGTACCCGAACCCCTATACCCGTATACCCGCACCTGTGGCAGCCCATTACAAAAGCCCAGTAAATCTTGCCTAGCCCCAATAAGTTTGGTATATACTTCCGGAATCTCCCTAAACCTAACCCTAATCAATTCACCCCATccatccgcctcctccaccagccGCCCTGgggtcgcgccgccgcctcctccctcggtccctcctgctccctccgccgccgctccaccTCCTTCATCTCCGGCTCCCTCTGCCAGTCCGCCGACGCCCCGCAcatcctccctcctccactgCTCCTTGACGCCCCGACGcctcgcctccttcctcctccactgctccggtcctcctcctccagtcTGTGCCGGCTAACgcccccacctcctccacccTCCACTCCGGCTTGCGCCCCTGCCTCCTCCCGGtctccggcagcggcgacgcATCAAGACGAGGGAAGCGGTGGCAATGCACCCGACGCCGTGGCTTGTGGGATCCGGCCGATGGTgcccccgccgctgccggatcGGGACCCGACGCCATGGGATCCGGTGGACCCTGCCCCCGCTGCCGTCAGATTGAGTCCCGACGCCGTGGATCtggcacgccgccgccgttcctgTCGCGGCATGGAGACAATGAGGGATttcaaggatttttttttctgcgatTTCCTCTTCTGCttttttctgtgtttttttCGCGACTTATTGTTGGTGGCGGGTCAGGTAAAAATACCCACGGGTTACCCGTACCCGTGACGGGTGGCGGTTATGGTAAAGTTTCATACCCGACCACGGGTACGGGGTTGAGGCTCGGGTCGTCGGGTACGGATATGGTAGAGCTGTACCCATGACCGAACCCGTCGGTTGCCATCCGGAAGCAGCAAGAGATTTACTTCCAGCGATGCGAGGATTTAACCATCTAGTGCGTTGCGCGGTAACCCTGACACGAACGCTCGGAGATTCTTGTCCAGCGTCCCGGCGCTGGCGATCGCCTCCATGGCCCGCTCCCTCCATCTGCTCGCATTTGCTCGGATCCCCACGGCTACGTCGTCGACGTTTCCCATGACCGCCTCCACGCACCTCCGGATCTCGCCTCCTTCCGCCACGCCCTCGCCGTCCACCCGCGCGCGCACCCCGACGCCAGCGCACTCCTCCACGATCCACGCCACCGTCGGCTGGTCCGTCCACTGCGGCACGGCCACGACGGGCACGCCGCAGGCGACGCTCTCCAGCGCCGAGTTCCAGCCGCAGTGCGTCACGAAGCACCCCACCGCCGGTTGCGAGAGCACCCGAGCCTGGTCGCACCAGTCCACCACCATCCCGTTATTCGTGCCCTCCAATAACTCCGTATCTGGGAATTCTTCGtctgcggcggcagccgtgCTGGATACCCATAGGTACGGCCGGCCGGTGGCTTCTAGTCCTCGCCTCAGCTCAGCCTCCTGCCGCTTGCTCGCCGCGATTAAGCTGCCGAACGACACGTATACCACGGACCGCGCCGCCTTCGTGCCTAGCCACTCCTCCATGGACGCCTGCTTCTCGACGTCGTGGCCGCCGAACAGAGACAGGTCTGTGCTCGAAGGAGACGACGCGtcgtccggctccggcggcacTACCGGCccgacggcgacgagctcgAACTGCGGCACCGCACGGAGCGCCTCTGGCTCAAGCGCGTCGAACGTGTTGACGAGCACCTTGGgcctgtgctgctgctgctgctgctgctcatcgTCGTCCAGCGCCAAGAAGAGCTCCCGCAGCGTTTGCAGCACCGTGTGCCGCTGTTGCTCCGGCGCGGTGGTTAACACGATGGACGGGAGCGCGCGGGGCCTGAGCGGCGGCAGCCCCGGCAAGCTGACGATaccgtcctcgtcgtcggcgcagGAAGCGAGAACGGCTTCGTGGCCGTGGAAGAAGTGGTAGTACACGGCGAAGACAGCAGCCGGCTGGATCCAGAACAGCGCCGCGGGGACGCCGTGGGCGCGCGCCACGTCGGGCGCCCACGGGACGAGGAAGGTGTACACGACGCGGGTCACGGGGCGGCCGCGCCGGGCGAGGCGTGCGACGACGCCCGAGAGCGTCTCGCAGccgacggcgcgggctcgggggcCGTAGGAGCGGACGTCGTGGATCTCAGGGTCGAAACCTTCGTCGAAGCCGTCGGAGTAAGGAGCGTGCAGCATGCCGTTGCCTTCGATGGCCTCCTCGTCGGGTGACGCGAGCGAGGGGAACATGCGGCGGTGGCCCGAGACGGCCGTGGACACCGTGACCAGGGCTGCGCCggcgacgcgcgcggcgaggcggcgcacCGGGTTGATGTGGCCCTGCAGTGGGCTGGTCACGAACAGCAggtgcggctgcggcgccggcggattTTCCCGACGGCGGCTCTCCATTGATTCAGATGCCTTGGACCGCGCAGGATTGATTTGTTCGGTTCTTGCGATGTTGCTGCAAAAGGAGGTAATGATGCACGATCGGTCGGTCGGTCAGCAGCCGGCATCAGCGGTCCTATCTGCAGTCTGTGTCAACTGTTCAGCTTTAAACATGACGGTTCTGCCGCAACATCAACTAGACAATGCCAAGAGAGAGGAAATTTCACGTTACACCGCTTACTGGGACGTACAACGCCACTTCTACGATTCTTTTAGATTTCATCACGTATATTATTCTAATGAATTGCGAATAGGTCTTAATAGCGTGCCATACGAACTAACCACGTT
The Brachypodium distachyon strain Bd21 chromosome 2, Brachypodium_distachyon_v3.0, whole genome shotgun sequence genome window above contains:
- the LOC100839593 gene encoding crocetin glucosyltransferase, chloroplastic translates to MESRRRENPPAPQPHLLFVTSPLQGHINPVRRLAARVAGAALVTVSTAVSGHRRMFPSLASPDEEAIEGNGMLHAPYSDGFDEGFDPEIHDVRSYGPRARAVGCETLSGVVARLARRGRPVTRVVYTFLVPWAPDVARAHGVPAALFWIQPAAVFAVYYHFFHGHEAVLASCADDEDGIVSLPGLPPLRPRALPSIVLTTAPEQQRHTVLQTLRELFLALDDDEQQQQQQHRPKVLVNTFDALEPEALRAVPQFELVAVGPVVPPEPDDASSPSSTDLSLFGGHDVEKQASMEEWLGTKAARSVVYVSFGSLIAASKRQEAELRRGLEATGRPYLWVSSTAAAADEEFPDTELLEGTNNGMVVDWCDQARVLSQPAVGCFVTHCGWNSALESVACGVPVVAVPQWTDQPTVAWIVEECAGVGVRARVDGEGVAEGGEIRRCVEAVMGNVDDVAVGIRANASRWRERAMEAIASAGTLDKNLRAFVSGLPRNALDG